AGGAGATTACGGAGGGGCGGTCGCTGGATGTGTTGGAAATCGACGGCGCGAGTAATCGTGGCATTGAGGAAATTCGGGAACTGAGAGATACGGTCAAATACGCACCGGCGACGTCGAAGTTCAAGATTTACATTATTGACGAAGTGCACATGTTGACGAAGGAGGCTTTCAACGCGCTGTTAAAGACGTTGGAAGAACCGCCGGCGCATGTGAAGTTCATGTTTGCGACGACGGAGCCGGAGAAGGTTTTGCCGACGATTTTGTCGCGGTGTCAGCGGTTCGATTTGCGGCGGATTCCATCGGCGTTGATCACGAAGCATTTGGCGCATATTTCGAAACTGGAGAAGGTGAAGATTGACTCGGGGGCGTTGGATGCGATTGCGCGCGGGGCTGAAGGCGGTATGCGCGACGCGGAGTCGACGCTGGATCAGTTGATCAGCTTTTGCGGAGATAAGATTGAAGAAGCGGATGTGCTGTCGATGTTCGGGTTGACGGCGCGCGGACAGATTTTGGGGTTGTCGAAGTCGATTCTAGCGGGTCAGGCGGATGTGGCCTTGCGCGAGCTGAATGATTTGTCGAAGAACGGAAAGGATTTGGGGCGGCTGGTTTCGGACTTGCTGAATCATTTCCGGAATTTGTTGATCTTCCAGGTTTCAAAGGGCGATCTCGGGCTGTTGGAGGTGAGTGAAGCGGAAGCTGCGTCGCTTTCGGAGCAAGGTGCGGGATCGAGCACGGATGCATTGACGCGAATCATGGAAGTGTTGAGTGACTGCGAGATGCGGTTGCGCGATGCGTCGTCGAAGAAGATTTTGGTTGAGGTGGCATTGCTGAAGGCGATTGAAGCGCGGAATGCGGTGAGCATTGATAATGTGTTGCAGCAGTTGCAACAATTGAGGAATGGCGGCGGCGGAGCGAATGCGCCGGTTCAGGCTGCGACGCCGGTAAGGGTTTTGACGGCGGCTCCGGTAGTGGCTCAGGCATCCGCAACGGCGCGCCCACAGGTTGTTACGGAGCCGGTGCAACCGGTTGCGCCATCTGCGCCAGCAAGGTTGGCAGAAACGGCACTTGGAACGGCATCGACGAGGATGCCAGCGGGCGATGGGAATCTCGATCAACTTTGGGGCAACCTGGTGGAGGCAGTGGGAAAGGCGAGCCCATTTGCGAAGAGTTATTTCCTGGAGGCGCATCCGGTTTCGATGTCGAAGACGTTGTTCACAATCGGTTTTGATCCTGAATTTGCGGACCACATCGGGTTTGTGGATAACGCGAAGAATCATGCGTTGTTGCAGACAAAGTTGGGTGAGCTGGGTTATCATGGGATGCAGATCAAGTTTGTAAAAGCCGAGCGTCCGACTGGCTGGGCTTTGCATCCCGCTGAGGCAGTTCCTCAACCGGCAAATGCCCCTGCACAGGCTGCATCCGTATCAGCAAAACCGGCGAACAAGACTCCTGTGGGAGCACCGGCGGCTCCCCAGGCAGCCAGGGAAAGACCTGCTCCGATGGTGTTTAACAAGGAAGATTTCAAGAATGACCCGTTGATCAAGAAAGCTTTGGAAGTATTTAAAGGGACGATCGTTGAGGTCCGGGCCTAGGCCATGAGGAAGGAGGAGCCGATTCCGACCAAAAGGCGCTTGCATCCTGATGAAAATGGCGTAACTGAAATAATCATAACAAACGCATTGAACAAAAAGATTTAATATGTCGAGCATTGGCAAACTAATGAAACAGGCTGCGCGTATGCAGCAGCAGATGGAAGAAATTCAAGCCCAATTGGCCGCCCGCACAGTCGAGGCGACGAGCGGAGGCGGAGCCGTAAAAGTGGTTGCGAGATGTGATGGGACCCTGGCTTCGATCAAAGTGGATCCACAGGCTTTGAATCCCGCGGATGCGCAATTGGTCGAGGACATGATTCTGACTGCGACCAACCAGGCGCTGGCCCAGGCCAAGGATATTTCCAACAAGGAAATGGGCAAGGTCACCTCCGGTTTCAATCTGCCCGGTTTGACCTAAGAGAATCAACTGTTTCTGGAGTGCGAGTGACTGGCTCCGGTTATTTTATTTTTGCATGGCTTCATTACCTGAACCTATCACGACGTTGACCGGTATCCTGAGCAGATTGCCGGGGATCGGTCCGCGCTCAGCCGAGCGGCTGGCTTTGCATCTGGTTCAGAGTGATGTGAGCGAGGTGAAGCAGTTGGCCCAGATTCTAGTCGAGGCGCGTGAACGGATCCAAACCTGCCCCATCTGCGGGTCGCTGACGGAGCAGACACCCTGCTCCATTTGTAGTGATGAGCG
This genomic stretch from Pedosphaera parvula Ellin514 harbors:
- the dnaX gene encoding DNA polymerase III subunit gamma/tau, producing MSYQVIARKYRPQRFSDVVGQEHVSQTLSNAIASNRIAHAYLFVGPRGTGKTTIARIFAKCLNCTGGPKVDFPDDDPRCQEITEGRSLDVLEIDGASNRGIEEIRELRDTVKYAPATSKFKIYIIDEVHMLTKEAFNALLKTLEEPPAHVKFMFATTEPEKVLPTILSRCQRFDLRRIPSALITKHLAHISKLEKVKIDSGALDAIARGAEGGMRDAESTLDQLISFCGDKIEEADVLSMFGLTARGQILGLSKSILAGQADVALRELNDLSKNGKDLGRLVSDLLNHFRNLLIFQVSKGDLGLLEVSEAEAASLSEQGAGSSTDALTRIMEVLSDCEMRLRDASSKKILVEVALLKAIEARNAVSIDNVLQQLQQLRNGGGGANAPVQAATPVRVLTAAPVVAQASATARPQVVTEPVQPVAPSAPARLAETALGTASTRMPAGDGNLDQLWGNLVEAVGKASPFAKSYFLEAHPVSMSKTLFTIGFDPEFADHIGFVDNAKNHALLQTKLGELGYHGMQIKFVKAERPTGWALHPAEAVPQPANAPAQAASVSAKPANKTPVGAPAAPQAARERPAPMVFNKEDFKNDPLIKKALEVFKGTIVEVRA
- a CDS encoding YbaB/EbfC family nucleoid-associated protein translates to MSSIGKLMKQAARMQQQMEEIQAQLAARTVEATSGGGAVKVVARCDGTLASIKVDPQALNPADAQLVEDMILTATNQALAQAKDISNKEMGKVTSGFNLPGLT